A segment of the Nitrospinaceae bacterium genome:
GGCAGATGAATTTCAACCTATGCGGGGACTTGAACACAGCGGATCTTCCGCAATACAAATTTAAATTCAGCACCGCAAATTTTCTCATGATGGAAGTCGCCAGAAAGACGCTCGCATGATCCGGTGTGGAATAATTGGATGCGGAGGGGTCTTTCGGGACATGTATGTCCCCGCCATTGGTGGCATTCCGGAACTTCAGCTCGTTTCTGTTTGCGATACGGATATCGACAAGCTCCGCCCACAGGAAATGATTGGCGGAATTCAAACCCTCCACACCGATGTCGATGAGTTTCTGGAGGGCGGGCAGGACCTTGATTTTGTGATCGTCACCACACCGGTATTCACACATTACGAAATCGGGAAAAAAGTCATCTTGGCAGGAAAAAATGTCCTGATTGAAAAACCTCTCTCGCTCTACTACGAACAATCAGCCGAACTTGAAGCGCTCGCCAAAGAATACGGCGTCAAGGTTTGCGTCGGCCAGACATGGCGGTATCGAGAACCGATTCTTCGGGCCATTCAGGCGATGGAAGACGGATTACTGGGAGAGGTGTATCAAACAAAAATCGTCCATCACATCGGCTCACTGCTTCATGTATCTCTTCCGCCCTGGGCATGGGAGGAGCGAAAATACAGGACCCTTCTGTATGAACACGCAATCCATCTACTGGACTTTCAGGTCTTATTTGGCGGCCCCGTTCGATCCGTTGGCGATGTCAGATTCACCAAAGAGCCGGAACTCGGAGTGACCTCAAAAATTTCCGCGCTGGCGGAACACACCTCGGGTGCTATCAGCTTTATCGATATTCAAGGGTTTTCCTCCACCAAATTCACGACCCTCGAAATTTTTGGCACCGCCAGTGATATCTCCATCAAATTTTTTCCGCACTCCTACCGGATATACTGCGGAAGGCTAAACCCCTTAGATGAATTGCTTACCGAGGGAAAACGCCTGGTGGATTTCGTATCGGGAAGGCTGAAGGATAAACTCATCAAGAACCGCGTACCCGCCAAGGCGCAGCCGCACCTTCTATTACTGAAGGATTTCATCCGCTCTATCGAATCCGGCACGACGCCGTCGCCTGTCTCCATTGAAGACGTTATGCTCACGATGCATTTTTTAGATTTGCTGGGAGAACAAGTATACCGATAATGGCTTCCTGGCTGAATTCACCAGGAGGGTGTACTGGGATTTTCCACTCATTCAAAATCAATTACTTCTCGGTATCATTTTCATCACGTGGGACACAATGACTTTTGCAACGGCGGGTTTCGCATAGTCAAAAGTATGCCCCATGTCATAATACACATCTCTCTTATCGTTTTTATAGACATCGCTGATATCGGCAAAAATACACTTTGTTTTTTCTAGCGACTTTTGCGCCAAACGAAACCCGGCGCGGGATTTTTCGTAAATTCTCAGAATATATTCCGAGTATTTTTTCCCGTAGCGAAATGGCCTCTCATTTTTTGTAAGATTCTTTTTTTGCTGAATCATCGGCTGCAAGAATGACGCAAATTTAAAACCGAACCCGGAACCGATCCGGCACATTTTCGTTTGATTCCCGACATACTTTCGGGCAATTTCCTCCTCCCATCTCTGGGTTCTGTAACCCGCTTCCTTCCGAAGCTTTATCTTATGGGTATGCATCCCGCCAAGGTGAACAAAAAATATTTTCCTGACGATATGGCTCTTCCTGAATACCGCCAATGTCATTTCCTCTAAAGTCCATCGTCCCGCGATGAGTCGGAGGCCGACTTCATAAGGAATGAAATTGGTTGGATATCCGGGGCGAGGATCATAATCGGCATACTTCGAAAAAATATCATTCAAGCCATCATAAGCAATCACAAGATCGGGCTGGTAATCGACAGCTGTATGAATGAGGGTTGACAACTCCTGTCCGGAGACAACACTCGCCACCCCCCAGTTGTATACCTTCACATGTGACAAGCCTTTTTCATGAATCAATTTCTCGATTTGTCCCGGTATGGATTTTCGAACCGAAGTGCCGAGAAATACTGTAGAGCCTCCCAAAACGATAATCCGGAACTCCCCCTTTTTTTTCTTTCCAGGAAGTTCTCCTCTGAATCCCAATTTATTAAGAACGATCTTTACCTTCTTGAATGTTACGCGACCATTTGCATCAAGTGATAGCGGAATTTCTACGTCAACTTTCGCATTTCGCGCTCCGCCAAACACCGTATATGGCCTGGACTCCCTCATCCCGCCGTATCTAAGCGGGTCGAGACTTGTCGTCCTGTAGCGGACAATCATTTCACCGGCGACTAAAACCGCAATAAGCAAGAAGAATAAATTCCTGTTAATCCTCTCTCCCGTCAATAACGATATAAACGCATAGACAACAGCCGGCAGCGTAATAAACAGGAGATATCCGACATACATATAACTATAATAATCGAATACTTGGGGTGCGACGGATTTATGAGAATAGGCTGGGGCGATCAGTGCGAACCAAAAAATCAGGACAACAATATTAAGCCCGAAAAACCCACCCTTGTTTTTTAAATTCTTTAAAGTTATTTTCATTCGGTTCTCAATCTGGCAACGACAAAACCATTTCCCGATTTGGCAGAATCCAAATTCTCCCCGTTCTTTCCCTTAATCCCACCACTCCTTTTTTCAATGATGCAATTCTTGCCTTCAAGATATCTGGCAACCTCTTCTTCACTTGCAAAATACACAGCATCATTGTCCGACCTATAATCACTCACAAGACACACTGGCTTCAAGTTAATCAAGAATCGAAATTGACTCTTGCTGTATATATTCCGATGCAGCTTCCACCTTAAATAACGATTGATAGTCTTTCTTTCTATAAAAGATTGAACCACATCAATCCATAGGTTTTTTTTTATCTTCTCCTGAATTCCTCCACTACTTCTTCCCTCTCGAACGGATCCCATTGGCCTTTTCCAGTTTGCTACATAATCCGGAAAAGCCAGCGCTATAATCCCGCCTGGTTTGAGCACCCTTATCATCTCGTCGATATATCGTTGAGGCCAAACCATGTGTTCAAGCGCATAAAAAGAAACAACATAATCGGAACTATCACTAGAAATTGGTGCTTGGTATCCATCCCCGACAATTAGGTTGTCTTTCCGATTTGCCTTTTTTGTATTACCCAGTGCAGAACGGTTTAAATCGAACCCGATATACCTTGCCCCTACATCTCTAAAAGTTTTCGCCGCATATCCACTGCCGCTACTGAATTCAACCACCCTATTCCCGAGTTCGACCATTTTCGAAATATATTCCTGAAATGGATGATTACCGTCCATCCAATTCAGATTCCCCTGCTCCGATTTTTCAAAATAATTTTGCTCCAAAGCGGTTTCAGTATAAAAATGGATCATTTCATTATTTAACCTGAAAAGTTTGGGATTCTTCCAATTCTTGATACTGCTGATCCAAGCATACCGAGAAAAGATACTTCCGAAAGAAATCTTGTGTTCGATTAGCCCACTTTTAAATATGTTCACTTTCAATCCTATAGTTAACTGGAAAGTTTTGGCGACAGATACTGACGACTGTTACATATGAGGCATGTTATTATTCTTATATATTTTACTTGAACTTAATCCCCAATGCTGCGACTGGATCCTTAGCAATCCATTTTTTTACATATCTACCTAATACTCCAAGCCCAATATTTGAGAAGTGTATGTCTCCTTTAAAATACAATTTTCTCCCTAAATTTATCTCCGTTGCAATTTCCTTAAAAAAAGACTTGAAGGGAATTTTTTTGCGGAAAGATAATTTCCTAATTTCTTGTTCGTAAAGTCTATTAAATTTACCAGTAATCTGAGGAAGATGCGGGTAGATGGCAACTGAAACGTGGATTTGTTTGGATTCAAGTAGTTCAAGATAATTACTGATATTGCTGACAGAATACATAATCTGAGTCATTGCTTTTTTTGTGACAGCATCCTTTTCAACCTGCGCATGCTGAAAAATCCGTTCTTCCCCGCTTTTACCAGCAAGACGTTTCAGCGATTTGCTAAAAAACCTTCGATAAATATATTTGGCAAAGAATGAATACCATGAACTGTATCCAGCTTCTTCCATATTCTCCCAATATTTCAATAGACGAGTAGATGGATTAACTCGAACTACCATTCCATTTTTGTCGAACACCGCATACTTTCTATACCTATGCCAATCATCGTATACATCTGTTAAATCCGGAAAGAAAATAATTGCATCGGGTTCCAATTTCTGAAGTTGGTGTTTAAATCGCGCAATATGGAGAATTGGACTGTAGCTAGATTGCCCTGCGTTTACAATTTCTACAATCCGGTTATCTACTGCTACTCTTAATTTAACCCAATCACCAATAATATTTGGGACTGTAATGTTCCCCAGACCAGCAATAAAAGAATCCCCTACAATTAATACTCTATATATATTTTCCGGCTTTGGAACCACCACTCTCTTGTATTGATTTAACCCAAATGCATTCATCTTTTGCCTGAATTCATACCCTTCCGGCCCAGTATATTTGCCATCAAAATTGGGTGTATAGCCATGGTTAAATAATCTACTCGGCTTCATATAGTGGACAAATTTCACACCCGGGCGCAAAATACGGGTGCCAATTTCCAGGCCGACAATAACAACTACAACAGATACAAAACTTACTCCAAATAACAACAAACCTTTTTTTCCCGGCTTCATATCTGCTCATCCTTTTACCTTGCGATCCACACTTATTAACAAATAAAGTTTTTCAATATTTCGCTATTGTTTATTCTGCACATATCTATTGAGTAGCGTTTTTATTTTTTTTTTAAAAACAATTTCGCCATAATGAATCATTACTTCTTTTCTCAAAAAAATCGTATCTACTTTACTCTTATCGATTGTTTCTCCAATTATATTTCGAATGGCATCGGCTACCTCTTCGGGATCATCAGGGTTTACTAACTGCCCGAGTTTCCCATCCATCAGCGGATCTCGCGATCCGTCCCGATCTCCCGCGATAACCGGCTTTCCGCATGCGAGCGCTTCAAGAAATACAATTCCGAATCCTTCTTTTTTACTGGGCATCACAAAAATATCACATAAATTATAAAAATTTCGGAGTTCAGAGTCGGGTACATATCCAGCGAAAACAACTCTTTCCAAAATTCCCAGGTCTTCCGTTTTTCTCTTCAACTCTGCCAGATAATCTCCGTCACCCACAATTAGATACCGAAGTTCAGGAAATTCTGAAGAGAGCAATTGAACGGCACCAAGAACCACCTCGAACCCTTTGTCCTTTTCCGTTCGTGCAACCCTCGCCACCGTAAGCAAAACCTTTTTTCCTTCAAGGCCATACTGTTCCAGCAATTCTTTTTTTTTCGGTCCCGGGCGGTATACCTCACCGTCTACCGTATTGAACAGTATCTCGGTTTTAGATTCAGGAATGCCCGTGGCATCTGTGATTTTTATTCTGGAGTGCCTGCTGACTGGGCAAACGAGGCTGGCGTTCCGGATAGATTTTTTCTGAATAAAACTCAGCGGCTTCCATACCTCAATTCCATGGATAATTACGATGTATTTAAAACCAAAAAAATAATTCAAAAAAAGACACATCCCGATTAAGTGAATGTGCCCGCAAACTACTATATTCGGGCGAAATGAAAGCGCTTGGAAAATTGTTTTCAGGACAAAAACAATTTTCCAGACGATGCGAAAGCGGGATATGGCGCAGTAGCTGTTCTGTAGAATTTCGTCCTTCCCGGCTGGCCCGGCGGGGATATCTTTTTTCAGATCTTTTAGTGATACGGCACGAGCAGGAAAGGAGGAGTTCCGTACAGCATCAATGAACTCTCGATTGAACTGCTGAATTCCTCCCGTCCCGGAATACACTTCGGGAAATAGCATCAAGACTGCCATCAATTAGTTTCCGGCGACCTTATCAGCATGATTTTGCCCATGATATGTAATAAAACCAGCAACCGTATTATCGCAATACTCCCCGATGGAATGACTCCAGGGCCAACCGCCAAGGCAATGGCTTGGTATACACACAAGCAATATATATCCGACACATTCCAATATCGCTCCATTAATATTCTGTGCACAACTCCGAGAAAAAACATCCCCCCCATAATTCCCCACACACCGAAATGTATAAAGTATTCTCCCTGTATTGTCACGGCAATGGAATATGTTTTCATTTTCCATTTTCCGTATACTTCAGCCATCATCCATTTACCATTATATTTATATACAGGCTTATTTTTCCATATGAAATACGGGATCACGAACATGACGGGTATCTTTAACCACTCTTTACCGTAATTATGCTCCTCTCGTCCCTCTTCGAAATGTTTGACTATTGCTGCGAAGTTCTGAAGTTGGGCTGAATACTCACCAGCTGTATAAATCCCTGATTTAATGGAACTCGTAACCCTGTCCGAGGATCCCAGGATTTCCCCTCCCAGGTTAGCTATT
Coding sequences within it:
- a CDS encoding Gfo/Idh/MocA family oxidoreductase, with the protein product MIRCGIIGCGGVFRDMYVPAIGGIPELQLVSVCDTDIDKLRPQEMIGGIQTLHTDVDEFLEGGQDLDFVIVTTPVFTHYEIGKKVILAGKNVLIEKPLSLYYEQSAELEALAKEYGVKVCVGQTWRYREPILRAIQAMEDGLLGEVYQTKIVHHIGSLLHVSLPPWAWEERKYRTLLYEHAIHLLDFQVLFGGPVRSVGDVRFTKEPELGVTSKISALAEHTSGAISFIDIQGFSSTKFTTLEIFGTASDISIKFFPHSYRIYCGRLNPLDELLTEGKRLVDFVSGRLKDKLIKNRVPAKAQPHLLLLKDFIRSIESGTTPSPVSIEDVMLTMHFLDLLGEQVYR
- a CDS encoding SGNH/GDSL hydrolase family protein, with amino-acid sequence MKITLKNLKNKGGFFGLNIVVLIFWFALIAPAYSHKSVAPQVFDYYSYMYVGYLLFITLPAVVYAFISLLTGERINRNLFFLLIAVLVAGEMIVRYRTTSLDPLRYGGMRESRPYTVFGGARNAKVDVEIPLSLDANGRVTFKKVKIVLNKLGFRGELPGKKKKGEFRIIVLGGSTVFLGTSVRKSIPGQIEKLIHEKGLSHVKVYNWGVASVVSGQELSTLIHTAVDYQPDLVIAYDGLNDIFSKYADYDPRPGYPTNFIPYEVGLRLIAGRWTLEEMTLAVFRKSHIVRKIFFVHLGGMHTHKIKLRKEAGYRTQRWEEEIARKYVGNQTKMCRIGSGFGFKFASFLQPMIQQKKNLTKNERPFRYGKKYSEYILRIYEKSRAGFRLAQKSLEKTKCIFADISDVYKNDKRDVYYDMGHTFDYAKPAVAKVIVSHVMKMIPRSN
- a CDS encoding class I SAM-dependent methyltransferase, whose product is MNIFKSGLIEHKISFGSIFSRYAWISSIKNWKNPKLFRLNNEMIHFYTETALEQNYFEKSEQGNLNWMDGNHPFQEYISKMVELGNRVVEFSSGSGYAAKTFRDVGARYIGFDLNRSALGNTKKANRKDNLIVGDGYQAPISSDSSDYVVSFYALEHMVWPQRYIDEMIRVLKPGGIIALAFPDYVANWKRPMGSVREGRSSGGIQEKIKKNLWIDVVQSFIERKTINRYLRWKLHRNIYSKSQFRFLINLKPVCLVSDYRSDNDAVYFASEEEVARYLEGKNCIIEKRSGGIKGKNGENLDSAKSGNGFVVARLRTE
- a CDS encoding SGNH/GDSL hydrolase family protein, encoding MKPGKKGLLLFGVSFVSVVVVIVGLEIGTRILRPGVKFVHYMKPSRLFNHGYTPNFDGKYTGPEGYEFRQKMNAFGLNQYKRVVVPKPENIYRVLIVGDSFIAGLGNITVPNIIGDWVKLRVAVDNRIVEIVNAGQSSYSPILHIARFKHQLQKLEPDAIIFFPDLTDVYDDWHRYRKYAVFDKNGMVVRVNPSTRLLKYWENMEEAGYSSWYSFFAKYIYRRFFSKSLKRLAGKSGEERIFQHAQVEKDAVTKKAMTQIMYSVSNISNYLELLESKQIHVSVAIYPHLPQITGKFNRLYEQEIRKLSFRKKIPFKSFFKEIATEINLGRKLYFKGDIHFSNIGLGVLGRYVKKWIAKDPVAALGIKFK
- a CDS encoding glycosyltransferase family 4 protein, with protein sequence MAVLMLFPEVYSGTGGIQQFNREFIDAVRNSSFPARAVSLKDLKKDIPAGPAGKDEILQNSYCAISRFRIVWKIVFVLKTIFQALSFRPNIVVCGHIHLIGMCLFLNYFFGFKYIVIIHGIEVWKPLSFIQKKSIRNASLVCPVSRHSRIKITDATGIPESKTEILFNTVDGEVYRPGPKKKELLEQYGLEGKKVLLTVARVARTEKDKGFEVVLGAVQLLSSEFPELRYLIVGDGDYLAELKRKTEDLGILERVVFAGYVPDSELRNFYNLCDIFVMPSKKEGFGIVFLEALACGKPVIAGDRDGSRDPLMDGKLGQLVNPDDPEEVADAIRNIIGETIDKSKVDTIFLRKEVMIHYGEIVFKKKIKTLLNRYVQNKQ